ATTATCGACCCAACCACAAAAGGTGCTTCAGACAGTGAACAAGCCATGAATTATGACAAACCAAAAGGTGATGTAAAATGACAAGCATTACTACAACATGCCGAGATATTTCTGAACTTTTACCAGCTGCACAAACAGCCTGTAGATTACTATTCCAAGAGTGTTTTAAAGCAGGAATAAAAAATATCTTCATAACTGAAACGTACCGTAGCCAAGAACGACAAATTTACTTATACGCTCAGGGTCGTACTAGACCTGGGCAGATTGTTACTTGGACATTAGATAGCAATCATAAGTCACGGTTAGCTTGGGATATTGCTGTAGGACCTCCACAGTCTTTATATGATGTAACTACTCTAAATCGAGTGGGGACTATTGCACATAAGCTTGGCATTACATGGGGTGGCGATTGGGTAGGCAGTATTGATCGACCCCACTTTGAAGTTAAAGTAAACTGGAAAATACCTGCAGGTTATAAGCTAGAGGGCAAATTAAATGTGCCTACTAATAGTAAAGGACAAGTACAACTAATTGTAGAAGGCAAACCGAAGGAGGAAATCAAAGTGACTCAAACATGGAATCCAGAATCACCAACTATGAAAACTGAAGCAGAGAACTTTATTACCCAAGCTGTTAAAGATGGCATTATTCAGGAATCGCACTTGAAGGATTTACAGAATGGAGTAATGACCACTGATCGTTTAATTGGATTGTATATTACGATTCAACAAAGACGAAATTAATAAAAAATAATGACCAAGACAGTTTAATTGCCGTCTTGGTCATTGGTCATTCGTCTTAGTCGTTATGGGATAATGCTTTAACAAAATTCAAAAAATTTATTTAATAATTTCCTGTAGAGTGTCTAATCCTCTCTTCAGATAAACATAAGTTTCAAACGTCACGATATTTGCATCAGCTTTACTTGCTGTAGTTAAATATCTTTGTAGTTCTTTTATATATGCTGTTAAAAATTCTGTGAAGTTGAAAGAATGTAGATAATCACTATTTTCCCCAATTTTTTTAGAATGTGAAATTATAAGTTTAGATCCATTTTTTTCTAAAGTTAGAATATCTGCATTACCAAAAGGGTCTAATAATTGACTTTTTCCTGTTTGATAAAGTGTTTTCAATATACTAGTGAATTCACCTAAAATAGTACTGTGTCCAGTGGTCGTAAAGAAAAGTAGCGCGTCTTCATTGTTATCATTTGCAATCACTTTTATATAGCCGTCAAAATATAGATTATCCAAAATAGAAGTGTCATCCTCTAGTTCAAATCTAATTTGCATACAGTATCCCTCCTAATATTATTTCAATTTTTTCTTTTCTAATTCAGATTCTCTCTTTGTTAGGACAGACGTACCCTTAGTTGGATAAGACGTTTTGATAATATTATCTTTTGTTACGACAGTAGTCATTTCGGATATTCCGTACTTATTCGGATTATATGTATATACTTTTGTGCCATCGGCGTGGGTACTTTGAAGTGTTCCTTTTTCTAAAGACTCCATAATTAAATTTTTAATTTTTGCTTCCCCTAGATGTTTAGGAAAAAGGGTTGTGTTTTTATCTGCGGAAGTCCCGGAAATATGCCTTTTATTAATATGTTTCCATCCAGTTGAACTATTTCCATCCATCAAAATACCCTTTTTATTAAACTTTTGGATGCTACCCAAACCAGCGAAAGCATCAACCACATCATTCTTTCCAGATTTCTTTAATAAGCCGTAGATTTTCCCGGACTTTACAACCTTTCCTGCAGGGAATAAGGAAATCGCAGCTAAACTTTTATCCAATGCTCCTGCGTTCGGATCAAAGATTGTTTTCACGTCATCTAAAACTAAGAAATCTATTCCTGCTTTTACAGCATCCTTCACAAAATTCCCAGCATCTTTCAACCACTGAACACTGGAATTTGACCAATCTTTTACCTTATCTAGTAAATTGGAAGAAGACTGTTTAGCTGTTTGTTGTTTTTGTCTAGAACTATCTGAAATGGTTACAGAGTCATTAGTGTTTGGGTTTTCCCTTTTATATCGATCTGCGTCGACAACAATTCTATCATAATCGGAATAAGAAGTTGTAATATAAGTGTTAGTAGAATATCTGTTAATATTAGAAACCATTTAAAAATCTACCTTTATTTGTTAGTTTATAAAATAATTATATTTATTAGCAAAAAAATATTCAATAGTTATTTTATGTAAAATATTATTATGAAATAAATATGGTATAAATTAATTACAGATGTTATTTAGATTCTAAGAACGATTGGAGAGTCGTTTTGAATAATAAAAATGTTTTATTATCCTCATGCAACGAGGTATTTGAAATACAACAATTCATTGGCTTTTTATTTCTGATTGTTGGAATTAACCATTTGTTAGATTTTGGTAAAATACTTGTTGGTATAATAATTCAGATGCAACTTTTCCCTTCTGCACAAAGGGTTAATGCGCCATTCTTCAACTACACACCAAAGGCCTAGAATCTCGATTTTTAAAATGAGTACCTGGACTTTTTACTATTATTTTTGTACTTAGTAATTCCATTTTTTAGGTGTGTAACGACCCGAACTTTAACACCACTTCGTTACACAAAAAAGTCACCAAAATCACGAAAAAGTCACATTTCCCCCGAAAACCTGCGAAATTAGATAAAAGCATGTTTTTGTACATTCTTGAGAAACCTTGCTATAATAAGCTTTGCGAATACATATGAAAGAGGGTAAAAGCATGAACGCTTACGATGAATATATGAAGCAGGTTGTAAAACCGATGCGTGAGGAGCTGGTTGGGGCTGGCTTTACGGAGCTGACGACGGCTGATGCGGTGAATGAATTTATGGCGGAGACGAAGGGGACTTCGTTGGTGGTGATTAACTCGGTTTGTGGTTGTGCGGCGGGGCTGGCACGTCCAGCAGCTCGTGAGGCTGTGGCGGCGGTGAAGCCTGATCATCTGGTAACGGTTTTTGCAGGTCAGGATCCAGAGGCGACTGCAGCGATGCGTAGTTATTTTGAGGATGTCCCACCAAGCTCACCTTCAATGGCGATTTTAAAGGATGGGGAATTAGCATACTTTATTCCACGTGAACAAATTGAAGGGTTTCCAGTGGAACAAATCGTTACTCATTTAACAGGTGTTTTAGAGCAAACATGCGAGAAATAAAGACTATTGTTACGACAGCGGGCAGACCAGACGATGTATCGATGGCGCTCGCTGCTTTTGCTTGTAATGAATTAGGGGCTTTCTTTGAGCCACGAAAAAAACGTTCTATTCGTAAAATCTCGGAGGAACATCAGGCACATGTAATAGTTGCTGGAAAAAATCGATTTAAATACTATGCTTTGGGCACAAATGTACCGTTTTTCTTTCATCCCAATTCAGCAGCATTTCGCTTAAAGCGTATAGCTCGTGGAGAAGAGGAGCCATTTTTAGAAGCGGTGCAGCTGGAAATAGGCGATTCATTGCTTGATTGTACA
This genomic stretch from Lysinibacillus pakistanensis harbors:
- a CDS encoding M15 family metallopeptidase → MTSITTTCRDISELLPAAQTACRLLFQECFKAGIKNIFITETYRSQERQIYLYAQGRTRPGQIVTWTLDSNHKSRLAWDIAVGPPQSLYDVTTLNRVGTIAHKLGITWGGDWVGSIDRPHFEVKVNWKIPAGYKLEGKLNVPTNSKGQVQLIVEGKPKEEIKVTQTWNPESPTMKTEAENFITQAVKDGIIQESHLKDLQNGVMTTDRLIGLYITIQQRRN
- a CDS encoding BrxA/BrxB family bacilliredoxin, which encodes MNAYDEYMKQVVKPMREELVGAGFTELTTADAVNEFMAETKGTSLVVINSVCGCAAGLARPAAREAVAAVKPDHLVTVFAGQDPEATAAMRSYFEDVPPSSPSMAILKDGELAYFIPREQIEGFPVEQIVTHLTGVLEQTCEK